A single Pan troglodytes isolate AG18354 chromosome X, NHGRI_mPanTro3-v2.0_pri, whole genome shotgun sequence DNA region contains:
- the LOC129138625 gene encoding cancer/testis antigen family 45 member A6, translating into MTDKTEKVAVDPETVFKRPRECDSPSYQKRQRMAMLARKQGAGDSLIAGSAMSKEKKLMTGDAIPPSQLDSQIDDFTGFSKDGMMRKPGSNAPVGGNVTSSFSGDDLECRGIASSPKSQQEINADIKRQLGKELRCVGQKYEKIFEMLEGVQGPTAVRKRFFESIIKEAARCMRRDFVKHLKKKLKRMI; encoded by the exons ATGACCGATAAAACAGAGAAGGTGGCTGTAGATCCTGAAACTGTGTTTAAACGTCCCAGGGAATGTGACAGTCCTTCGTATCAGAAAAGGCAGAGGATGGCCATGTTGGCAAGGAAACAAGGAGCAGGAGACAGCCTTATTGCAGGCTCTGCCATGTCCAAAGAAAAGA AGCTTATGACAGGAGATGCTATTCCACCCAGCCAATTGGATTCTCAGATTGATGACTTCACTGGTTTCAGCAAAGATGGGATGATGCGGAAACCTGGTAGCAATGCACCTGTGGGAGGAAACGTTACCAGCAGTTTCTCTGGAGATGACCTAGAATGCAGAGGAATAGCCTCCTCTCCCAAAAGCCAACAAGAAATTAATGCTGATATAAAACGTCAATTAGGGAAGGAACTCCGATGCGTTGGACAAA aatatgaaaaaatcttCGAAATGCTTGAAGGAGTGCAAGGACCTACTGCAGTCAGGAAACGATTTTTTGAATCCATCATCAAGGAAGCAGCAAG ATGTATGAGACGAGACTTTGTTAAGCACCTTAAGAAGAAACTGAAACGTATGATTTGA